In a single window of the Apteryx mantelli isolate bAptMan1 chromosome 11, bAptMan1.hap1, whole genome shotgun sequence genome:
- the LOC136993106 gene encoding olfactory receptor 14C36-like yields the protein MPVVSEMSNSSSLNEFLLLAFADTRELQLLHFSLFLGIYLAALLGNGLIITAIVCDHRLHTPMYFFLLNLSLLDLGTLSSTVPKFMANSVRDTRVISYSGCAVQVFLFAFLLGGEYSVLTVMAYDRFVAICKPLHYGTILGSRACVRMAAAVWASGFLYSVLHTGNTFSIPLCQGNTVDQFFCEVPQILKLSCSDSYRREVGLLVFSACLDFGCFIFIVLSYVQIFTAVLMIPSEQGRHKAFSMCIPHLAVVSLFVSTDMFAYLKPPSISSPAVDLVVAVLYAVVPPAMNPLIYSMRNKELKDALKKLIQRLLVQQQ from the coding sequence ATGCCTGTAGTgagcgaaatgtccaacagcagctccctcaatgagttcctcctcctggcatttgcagacacgcgggagctgcagctcttgcacttctcactcttcctgggcatctacctggctgccctcctgggcaacggcctcatcatcacagccatagtctgcgaccaccgcctccacacccccatgtacttcttcctcctcaacctctccctcctcgaccttggcactctcTCCTCAACTGTCCCCAAATTCATGGCCAATTCTGTGAGGGACACGAgagtcatttcctactcaggatgtgctgttcaagtctttctgtttgccttcttgttaggaggagagtattctgttctcacagtgatggcctatgaccgctttgttgccatctgcaaacccctgcactatgggaccatcttgggcagcagagcttgtgtcagaatggcagcagctgtctgggctagtggttttctttattctgtcctgcacactgggaacacattttcaataccactctgccaaggcaacacagtggaccagttcttctgtgaagttccccagatcctcaagctctcctgctcagactcctaccgcagggaagttgggcttcttgtgtttagtgcctgtctagactttgggtgtttcattttcattgtgctgtcctacgtgcagatcttcactgctgtgctgatgatcccctctgagcagggccggcacaaagccttttccatgtgcatcccacacctggctgtggtctccctgtttgtcagcactgacatgtttgcctacctgaagcccccctccatctcctccccagctgtggatctggtggtggctgttctgtacgcggtggtgcctccagcaatgaaccctctcatctacagcatgaggaacaaggagctcaaggatgcactgaagaaactgattcaacgtcttctagttcagcagcaataa